A genome region from Pseudomonas sp. S06B 330 includes the following:
- a CDS encoding DUF7683 domain-containing protein, with protein MKHVIMGVPKGEDFASFEKEIPVSVADLKAIMGWEKDGDYVYDYRLTSEQISAIEQLCSLELPRDLELFLTYNA; from the coding sequence ATGAAGCATGTGATTATGGGAGTTCCTAAAGGTGAGGACTTCGCCTCCTTTGAAAAGGAGATTCCCGTTTCTGTCGCGGACCTTAAAGCGATAATGGGCTGGGAAAAAGACGGTGATTACGTATACGACTACCGACTTACTTCCGAGCAAATTAGCGCTATAGAGCAGCTTTGTTCGCTGGAGCTACCCAGAGATCTGGAGTTGTTTCTAACGTACAACGCCTGA
- a CDS encoding LysR family transcriptional regulator, whose product MELRHLRYFIAVAQELHFGRAAQNLGISQPPLSQQIQALEQELGARLFERTNRRVELSEAGRLFLEEARLVLAQVDKAADVARRAQLGELGEMKIGFTSSAPFNSSIPKAIYTFRQRFAAVHLNLSEMSSQAVADALVDETIEVGLIRPLTLPDSLVATELFREPLVAVINATHPLAQGSEAGLHMASLANEPFVFFPRSYGSGLYAQLLSLARQAGFSPHFAQEASEAMTIIGLVSAGLGVSVLPASFQRMRIDGVVYRTLLDEGADTAVWLVQRRESSSPMANAFAALLCAEQAGRNEEPDGAG is encoded by the coding sequence ATGGAATTGCGTCACCTGCGCTACTTCATTGCCGTCGCCCAAGAGCTGCATTTTGGCCGGGCTGCGCAGAATCTGGGGATCTCCCAGCCGCCGCTGAGCCAGCAAATCCAGGCCCTTGAACAGGAACTGGGCGCACGTTTGTTCGAACGTACCAATCGTCGGGTCGAGCTCAGTGAAGCGGGGCGGCTGTTTCTCGAAGAAGCGCGCCTGGTCCTGGCTCAGGTCGACAAGGCCGCCGACGTTGCCCGGCGTGCGCAGCTGGGTGAGCTGGGCGAGATGAAAATCGGCTTCACTTCTTCGGCGCCGTTCAATTCCAGTATCCCCAAGGCCATCTACACCTTCCGCCAGCGCTTTGCGGCCGTTCACCTTAACCTCAGTGAAATGAGCAGCCAGGCGGTAGCCGATGCCTTGGTCGACGAAACCATAGAGGTCGGCCTGATTCGGCCGTTGACACTGCCCGATAGCCTAGTCGCCACCGAGTTGTTCCGTGAGCCTTTGGTCGCGGTGATCAATGCCACGCATCCACTGGCTCAAGGCAGTGAAGCCGGGTTGCACATGGCGTCATTAGCTAACGAGCCGTTCGTGTTCTTCCCCCGCAGTTATGGCAGTGGCCTGTACGCACAATTGCTGAGCCTGGCCCGGCAGGCCGGCTTCAGCCCGCACTTTGCCCAGGAGGCCAGCGAAGCGATGACCATCATCGGTCTGGTCTCGGCAGGCTTGGGGGTGTCGGTGTTACCGGCCTCGTTCCAGCGCATGCGCATTGACGGCGTGGTTTACCGCACGCTGCTGGATGAGGGCGCAGACACAGCGGTGTGGCTGGTGCAGCGGCGTGAGTCGTCATCGCCGATGGCCAATGCCTTTGCTGCGTTGCTGTGTGCCGAACAGGCAGGTCGTAACGAAGAGCCGGATGGTGCTGGCTAA
- a CDS encoding YgiW/YdeI family stress tolerance OB fold protein has product MKARYLALLLAPLFSTAALAAGYTGPGAQPVTTVAAANDAADDTPVVLQGYVVKKVNNDDKYEFKDNTGTITVEIDNEDMPAVPFNEKTKVKLTGEVEKHLMSREVDVDLIEVIN; this is encoded by the coding sequence ATGAAAGCTCGTTACCTTGCTCTGTTGCTTGCCCCGCTGTTCAGCACCGCTGCCCTGGCTGCTGGCTACACCGGCCCTGGCGCCCAGCCAGTGACCACGGTTGCCGCCGCCAATGATGCCGCTGACGACACCCCAGTTGTGCTGCAGGGTTATGTGGTCAAGAAAGTGAACAACGATGACAAATACGAGTTCAAGGACAACACCGGCACCATCACCGTCGAAATCGATAACGAAGACATGCCGGCAGTGCCTTTCAACGAGAAAACCAAGGTCAAGCTGACCGGTGAAGTCGAGAAGCACCTGATGAGCCGTGAAGTGGATGTTGATCTGATTGAAGTGATCAACTGA
- a CDS encoding FAD-dependent oxidoreductase, with protein sequence MAERLSNDFQFIEVGRKDPKKKLLRQRKKEFVEIYEPFKPQQSAEQAHRCLGCGNPYCEWKCPVHNFIPNWLKLVSEGNILAAAELSHQTNTLPEVCGRVCPQDRLCEGACTLNDGFGAVTIGSVEKYITDTAFAMGWRPDMSKVKPTGKRVAIIGAGPAGLGCADVLVRGGVTPVVFDRNPEIGGLLTFGIPEFKLEKTVLSNRREVFTGMGIEFRLNTEVGKDISMEQLLEEYDAVFMGMGTYTYMKGGFPGEDLPGVHDALDFLVANVNRNLGFEKSPEDFVDMKGKKVVVLGGGDTAMDCNRTSIRQGAKAVTCAYRRDEANMPGSRKEVKNAKEEGVKFLYNRQPIAIVGEDKVEGVKVVETRLGEPDARGRRSPEPIPGSEEIIPADAVVIAFGFRPSPAPWFEQFSIQTDSQGRVVAPEKNTFKHQTSNPKIFAGGDMVRGSDLVVTAIFEGRNAAEGILDYLEV encoded by the coding sequence ATGGCTGAACGTCTGAGTAATGACTTCCAGTTCATCGAGGTCGGGCGCAAGGATCCGAAGAAGAAACTGTTGCGTCAACGCAAGAAAGAGTTCGTGGAAATCTACGAACCCTTCAAACCCCAGCAGTCGGCCGAGCAGGCCCACCGCTGCCTGGGTTGTGGTAACCCGTACTGCGAGTGGAAGTGCCCGGTGCACAACTTCATCCCCAACTGGTTGAAGCTGGTTTCCGAAGGCAACATCCTCGCTGCGGCGGAGCTATCGCACCAGACCAACACCCTGCCGGAAGTCTGCGGCCGGGTGTGCCCACAGGATCGCCTGTGCGAGGGTGCTTGCACCCTCAACGACGGTTTTGGTGCGGTGACTATCGGTTCGGTGGAGAAGTACATCACTGACACCGCCTTCGCCATGGGCTGGCGCCCGGACATGTCCAAGGTCAAACCAACCGGCAAACGGGTTGCCATTATCGGTGCTGGCCCGGCCGGTCTGGGGTGTGCCGATGTGCTGGTACGTGGCGGTGTGACCCCGGTGGTGTTCGACCGCAACCCGGAAATCGGCGGCCTGCTGACCTTCGGTATTCCAGAGTTCAAGCTGGAAAAGACCGTGCTGAGCAATCGTCGCGAAGTCTTCACTGGCATGGGGATCGAGTTCCGCCTCAACACCGAGGTGGGCAAGGACATCAGCATGGAACAACTGCTCGAAGAGTACGATGCAGTGTTCATGGGCATGGGTACCTACACCTACATGAAGGGCGGCTTCCCCGGTGAAGATCTGCCGGGCGTGCACGATGCCCTGGATTTTCTGGTGGCCAACGTCAACCGCAACCTGGGCTTTGAAAAGTCGCCGGAAGATTTCGTCGACATGAAGGGCAAGAAGGTCGTGGTGCTTGGCGGCGGCGACACGGCGATGGACTGCAACCGCACCTCCATCCGTCAGGGTGCCAAGGCAGTGACCTGTGCCTACCGTCGTGACGAAGCGAACATGCCGGGCTCGCGCAAAGAGGTGAAGAACGCCAAGGAAGAAGGCGTGAAGTTCCTCTACAACCGCCAGCCGATCGCGATTGTCGGTGAAGACAAGGTCGAAGGCGTTAAGGTGGTCGAGACCCGTCTGGGCGAGCCGGATGCCCGTGGCCGTCGTAGTCCTGAGCCGATTCCGGGTTCTGAAGAGATCATCCCGGCTGATGCCGTGGTCATCGCCTTCGGTTTCCGCCCAAGCCCGGCGCCATGGTTCGAGCAGTTCAGCATCCAGACCGACAGCCAGGGCCGCGTCGTTGCGCCGGAGAAGAACACCTTCAAGCACCAGACCAGTAACCCGAAGATCTTCGCCGGTGGCGACATGGTCCGCGGTTCTGACCTGGTGGTGACGGCGATCTTTGAAGGGCGTAATGCGGCTGAAGGCATACTGGATTATCTGGAGGTCTGA
- a CDS encoding colicin E3/pyocin S6 family cytotoxin — translation MNVKHLPDDSVSLYGFYTGTKREWQKVPVIKAEVYSDQMVADFGAKSKTSVQGGGGLRPRWKSKDGTIYEWDFQHGAVEKYNKRGKHLGEFDHETGTQNKAADPTRKVEP, via the coding sequence GTGAACGTTAAACACCTGCCAGACGATTCTGTAAGCCTGTATGGGTTCTATACCGGGACAAAACGGGAATGGCAGAAGGTGCCGGTGATTAAGGCCGAGGTCTACAGCGATCAGATGGTCGCGGATTTTGGGGCCAAATCAAAAACTTCAGTTCAAGGTGGAGGAGGCTTACGTCCACGTTGGAAGAGTAAAGACGGCACAATCTACGAATGGGATTTTCAGCATGGTGCCGTTGAAAAATACAATAAACGCGGCAAGCACCTCGGCGAGTTCGATCACGAAACTGGCACGCAAAACAAAGCAGCAGACCCGACAAGGAAAGTAGAACCATGA
- a CDS encoding ParA family protein: MRRVVFNQKGGVGKSSIACNLAAVSANEGYRTLLIDLDAQANSTQYLTGLTGEDIPMGIADFFKQTLSSGPFAKKNKVDIYETPFDNLHVVTATAELADLQPKLEAKHKINKLRKLLDELDEDYDRIYLDTPPALNFYAVSALIAADRVLIPFDCDSFSRQALYGLLAEIEELKEDHNEDLQVEGIVVNQFQPRASLPQQMLDELLAEGLPVLPVYLNSSVKMRESHEANRPLIHLEPRHKLTQQFVELHALLEDNA; the protein is encoded by the coding sequence ATGCGGCGCGTGGTGTTCAATCAGAAAGGTGGTGTGGGCAAATCGAGCATCGCTTGCAACCTGGCGGCGGTGAGTGCCAATGAAGGCTATCGAACCTTGCTGATCGACCTGGATGCCCAGGCCAACTCGACCCAGTACCTCACCGGGCTGACCGGCGAGGATATCCCCATGGGCATTGCCGATTTCTTCAAGCAGACCCTGTCTTCCGGGCCGTTTGCCAAGAAGAACAAGGTCGACATCTACGAAACCCCGTTCGACAACCTACATGTGGTGACCGCCACCGCCGAGCTGGCTGACCTGCAGCCCAAGCTTGAGGCCAAACACAAGATCAACAAGCTGCGCAAATTGCTCGATGAGCTGGACGAAGACTACGACCGGATCTACCTGGATACTCCACCTGCGCTCAACTTTTACGCGGTTTCCGCGCTGATCGCCGCTGATCGTGTGTTGATCCCCTTCGACTGCGACAGCTTCTCTCGCCAGGCGCTGTATGGTCTGCTGGCTGAGATCGAAGAGCTCAAGGAGGACCACAACGAAGACCTGCAGGTTGAAGGGATCGTTGTTAACCAGTTTCAGCCCCGGGCCAGCCTGCCCCAGCAGATGCTCGATGAACTCTTGGCTGAGGGCTTGCCGGTGTTGCCGGTGTACCTCAACAGCTCGGTAAAAATGCGCGAATCGCATGAGGCCAACCGGCCGCTGATTCACCTGGAGCCGCGGCACAAGCTGACCCAGCAGTTTGTCGAGCTGCATGCGTTGCTCGAAGACAACGCGTAA
- a CDS encoding DUF3077 domain-containing protein: MKKIVPDPPPSLYATLDKPFGDCDAGHPQLFSVNPGIAPHDALVHISLYLRCAYDTAYKSFDGVDESAKGFLWSTLHSVEMAKGLVEALLDALENRELSPL, encoded by the coding sequence ATGAAAAAAATCGTTCCCGATCCACCTCCCTCGCTTTACGCCACTCTCGACAAACCCTTCGGTGATTGTGACGCTGGTCATCCGCAATTGTTTTCCGTGAACCCCGGCATCGCACCCCATGATGCCCTGGTGCATATCTCGCTGTACCTTCGTTGCGCTTATGACACGGCCTACAAGTCTTTCGACGGCGTCGATGAGTCGGCCAAGGGCTTTCTCTGGTCGACATTACATTCGGTGGAGATGGCCAAGGGGCTGGTTGAGGCCTTGCTCGATGCCCTTGAGAATCGAGAGTTGAGTCCGCTTTAG
- a CDS encoding MFS transporter: MKTAVAPHAHEIPAFPVDDRTAVAERWIEKGTPAFLRTVLALFCGGFATFALLYCVQPMMPMLSQEFAISAAQSSLILSVSTGMLAVGLLITGPISDRIGRKPVMVFALFCAALCTLVSALMPSWQGVLLTRALLGLSLSGLAAVAMTYLSEEIHPQHIGLAMGLYIGGNAIGGMSGRLITGVLIDFVSWHTALLVIGSLALIAAVVFWKILPESRNFRPRSLHPRSLLEGFTLHFRDAGLPWLFLEAFLLMGAFVTLFNYIGYRLLAEPYHMSQALVGLLSVVYLSGIYSSAQIGALADKLGRRNVFWGTIALMFGGLLMTLFSPLLLVIVGMLVFTFGFFGAHSVASSWIGRRATKAKGQASSLYLFSYYAGSSVAGTAGGVFWHQAGWNGIGLFIGSLLVLALLVALHLSRLPAKA, encoded by the coding sequence GTGAAAACTGCTGTTGCGCCCCACGCCCACGAAATCCCCGCTTTCCCTGTCGACGACCGCACCGCTGTGGCTGAACGCTGGATCGAGAAAGGCACACCAGCTTTCCTGCGCACTGTACTGGCGCTGTTCTGCGGCGGTTTTGCCACGTTTGCCCTGCTCTACTGTGTACAGCCGATGATGCCAATGCTGTCGCAAGAGTTTGCCATCAGCGCGGCGCAAAGCAGCCTGATCCTCTCGGTGTCGACCGGCATGTTGGCTGTCGGACTGCTGATCACCGGGCCGATCTCCGACCGCATCGGGCGCAAGCCGGTGATGGTCTTTGCCTTGTTCTGCGCGGCGCTGTGCACCCTCGTCAGCGCCCTGATGCCAAGCTGGCAGGGCGTGCTGCTGACCCGCGCACTGCTGGGCTTGTCGCTGAGTGGCCTGGCGGCGGTAGCGATGACCTACCTGAGCGAAGAGATCCACCCGCAACACATTGGCCTGGCCATGGGTTTGTATATCGGTGGCAACGCCATTGGCGGAATGAGCGGCCGATTGATCACTGGGGTATTGATCGACTTCGTCAGCTGGCACACGGCGCTGCTGGTGATCGGCAGCCTGGCATTGATCGCCGCCGTGGTGTTCTGGAAGATCCTCCCCGAATCACGCAACTTCCGTCCGCGCTCCCTGCACCCGCGCAGCCTGCTGGAAGGCTTCACGCTGCACTTTCGCGATGCAGGATTGCCTTGGCTGTTCCTCGAAGCCTTCCTGCTGATGGGGGCCTTCGTCACCCTGTTCAACTATATCGGCTATCGCCTGCTGGCCGAGCCCTACCATATGAGCCAGGCCTTGGTCGGTTTGCTCTCAGTAGTGTACTTGTCGGGTATCTACAGCTCGGCACAGATTGGTGCCCTGGCTGACAAGCTGGGGCGGCGCAACGTGTTCTGGGGCACCATCGCGCTGATGTTCGGTGGTTTGCTGATGACGCTATTCAGTCCCCTGCTGCTGGTGATCGTCGGCATGCTGGTATTCACTTTCGGCTTCTTTGGCGCGCATTCGGTAGCCAGCAGCTGGATTGGACGGCGGGCGACCAAGGCCAAGGGTCAGGCATCGTCGCTGTACCTGTTCAGCTATTACGCGGGGTCGAGTGTGGCTGGGACAGCCGGTGGGGTGTTCTGGCATCAGGCAGGGTGGAACGGGATCGGGCTGTTCATTGGCAGTTTGCTGGTGCTGGCGTTGCTCGTGGCGTTGCACCTGAGCAGGTTGCCGGCTAAAGCCTGA
- the hemE gene encoding uroporphyrinogen decarboxylase: MTALKNDRFLRALLKQPVDVTPVWMMRQAGRYLPEYRASRAKAGDFMSLCMNPQFACEVTLQPLDRYPLDAAILFSDILTIPDAMGQGLYFETGEGPRFKKVISTLADIEALPIPDPQKDLGYVMDAVSTIRRELNGRVPLIGFSGSPWTLATYMVEGGSSKDFRKTKAMLYDNPQAMHLLLDKLAQSVVSYLNGQILAGAQAVQIFDTWGGNLSAAAYQEFSLAYMRKIVSGLIREHEGRKVPVILFTKNGGLWLESIADAGADALGLDWTCDIGEARQRVGNKVALQGNMDPTVLYAKPEAIRAEVGRILASYGHGTGHVFNLGHGITPEVDPEHAGAFINAVHELSAQYHQ; the protein is encoded by the coding sequence ATGACTGCCTTGAAGAACGATCGTTTTCTGCGCGCCCTGCTCAAGCAACCCGTAGACGTTACCCCAGTGTGGATGATGCGCCAGGCCGGCCGCTATCTGCCGGAGTACCGCGCCAGCCGCGCTAAGGCCGGGGACTTCATGAGCCTGTGCATGAACCCGCAGTTTGCCTGCGAGGTCACCCTGCAGCCGCTGGACCGCTACCCGCTGGACGCCGCGATCCTGTTCTCCGACATTCTGACCATTCCTGATGCCATGGGGCAGGGCCTGTACTTCGAGACCGGCGAAGGCCCGCGGTTCAAGAAGGTCATCAGCACCCTGGCCGATATCGAGGCGCTGCCGATTCCTGATCCGCAGAAAGACCTGGGCTATGTAATGGACGCGGTCAGCACCATCCGTCGCGAACTCAATGGCCGTGTACCGCTGATCGGCTTCTCCGGCAGCCCATGGACCCTGGCGACCTACATGGTTGAAGGCGGCTCGTCGAAAGACTTCCGCAAAACCAAGGCCATGCTCTACGACAACCCACAGGCCATGCACCTGCTGCTCGACAAACTGGCGCAGTCGGTCGTCAGCTACCTCAATGGTCAGATCCTGGCGGGCGCACAAGCGGTGCAGATCTTCGACACCTGGGGCGGCAACCTGTCGGCGGCGGCCTACCAGGAGTTCTCCCTGGCCTACATGCGCAAGATCGTCAGCGGTCTGATCCGCGAGCACGAAGGGCGCAAAGTGCCGGTGATTCTGTTCACCAAGAACGGCGGCCTGTGGCTGGAAAGCATTGCCGATGCTGGTGCTGACGCCCTAGGCCTGGACTGGACCTGTGACATTGGCGAAGCCCGCCAGCGAGTCGGCAACAAGGTTGCCCTGCAGGGCAACATGGACCCAACCGTACTGTATGCCAAGCCTGAAGCCATCCGTGCCGAAGTCGGGCGCATCCTGGCCAGCTACGGCCACGGTACAGGTCATGTGTTCAACCTTGGCCATGGCATCACCCCGGAAGTCGATCCGGAACATGCCGGTGCGTTCATCAACGCCGTGCATGAACTGTCGGCGCAGTACCACCAATAA